The genomic segment TCGTTGATAATTGGCTTCCGCCAGAGACgtgtataaatgaaaataatcaAGCGGAAACCTGTTTATTGTGGTCCGACAGCTTTCCTGCAGAGTCAGCCTCATAACAGATCGTGAGGTAAACCTTTGTAGTGCAGGCTGGAAATACTACTGCTTCAGGTCAGATTTATGACAAGTGCTGCCCTGTTTTACAGATGCTGATGGCATCGTCATGGCGACAGCATGGCTTGGAATGCGACCACGCTTTCTGTACATTCTGCACTGACGCTGTCTATGGGTCTTGGGTGAAATGTGTTCATATGAAGCAGTAGTTTGTGGAGGGGGCACCCCATGGGAAATTACTCTGTTTACGGCCATCACAGCTAACCTTCCAttgcagtgtgtatgtgtgttaggCACTCTGTGCGTGACCTTACAGTGACGCGGTGTGGTATCCAGCTGTGAAAGATCGAAAAAGCGAGCATCCGGGACTAAACTGATCACCAACGACCTCGTTTCCAGTTCTGACAAAAGTTGAGGGCTACAGGCTGTAAAAGTGTATTTTCAGTTCATAGCTTATCAGAGGGATCAGCGATGAAGGGTTCAGGGTCGTGACCTTCGCTAAATTAGCCCTGAGTGGAAAGGGGAGGGGGCGGCTGAAGTTTTTCTCGCCTGGCCTCACATCTGAAGCGCCCTCTCGCTTCTGCTTCTCTCCATCTGTTGCTATGCAGCGGGAGTCCCAGCTTCGGTGACTCAGAGTCCTGCCAAACATATGGCAGGGTGCTGGGCGTGGGCAGCGCTGCCGCCACTGAGGTGCGGCAAAACTTGGAGGAGTGAAGGACAGTGcgtgttctttttttttcttgtggggTACGGTGAGGTGAGGTCAGCCGAGCGCCGGCCCTCATCGGCGGCGTCCCACGGACAGTGTGGTGACTGGGACCCTGGTCTGGGGTCTTCCTGGGGTCCATCTCTAAGGCTGCTGTGAGCGTTATCACCGGGCAGGAAAACCGGCAGTGTTATTCATGCTCTGCAGCAAGAACATAGTCTTTCACTAAGGAATCTAAGTAGGTATGAGCACGGAGTGATTTATAAgctgtttattattaatttattgctTATAATTTGTACCTTACACTTTATCCTGTCACTGAATCTAATAAGAATAAGTATAAAGTATATGAGATTAGATATTCTTGGAATCTACCTCTCTATGCCCCAGTATTGGTGTAACTGTCATATGTTACCCCAGTGTTGTTGTAACTGTCACATGTTACCCCAGTGTGGGTGTAACTGTCATATGTTACCCCAGTGTTGGTGTAGTTACCCATTATGTTTAAGTAATTAAATGAAGTAAATTTGTAGCATAGTTAAAACAACTGAGTATTGCCGTGTGTTAAGTTTCCGAAAGGAAAGTAAAACCACAACTGATAGTGCCGTAATAGTAGCACAGTAAAACTACCACACTAAACCACAGGAGTGGAAGAGGAGATATagaaaaacaataaacattTCAAAGATTGTTTTGTTAATATGGAGTGAAAGCCAGTCTATACAAATAGGTTTTCAAACGGGATTTGAAAACAGCTATTGAAGTGGAGGACCTGATGTTAACTGGGAGGTTGTCTCAAAGGTTGGGTATGCATACTGAAAAGGGGTAATCAGCCTTTAGCTTTAGTCCACGGTCCTTTGGTTCAGGGTCCTCCCTACATGTGGAGAACGGTGGATGTGGGTTTGTAGCCTGTCAATGTGGCAGGGTGGAACCGAGAATGGAAGTTGTAAGACTAGATATGCTTTAGTCCAGCGTGACGTATGGCTGAGACAGATAATGCATCACAAGAAGACAGCTGGTAGGATGTCCGCTTAGGTCCTGCTAGGCTCAGCTTCctacatatttgtctttcagtaaTATTCATCAATCCAGCTCTCTGTACCCAGCTGGACACAACACGTGAGGAGTGACCTTTTGGATAGTTTCTAGAACTTTCCAAGGCGTGTTACAGGCTGTAGGAGGATAAGTGAAACTGAAAGCTCCCTTGAGGTATGTCATTTCCAGACTGCATTCGGCCAAACTGCTGTCCTTGTGCTCCACAGCCGGTAAGACGATCGGCCCTGTACTATAAAGAGCACCTTGAGTGGAGCCTCGCGACTCTACAGCTTCAGCGACAGCTCTGCTTCTCAACACAGCATCACGCGAGCATCTAGACAGACAGACTGTCAGATGACATTTAAATCTAAAACAGTTTATCCTGGGGTATCGCTCTGCTATGATGGGTGTCAGTGGCATCCATTTTACAATGTTTTCACTGTGATGTGTCAACCAGATGCATTTGATTTTGCAAGTAAGATGTGAAACGCTGGGGAATCAGATAATTAAACAGAACGAAAAGGAGGGAATGATTACACAGTATTTCAGAGAGCCCCTTTAAAACCTGAATGTTAAAACTTTGATGCGGTGGTCGGAGGATGCAGTGAGTCACAGAAAAGTGCTCCATAGGTCCACGATGACTTTGGAACACTCACCCTCTCCAGCCCTCTGTCACCACATCCCCGACTCTCGTTTGTTCACCCTTAATAGGAATGTCGTCCCCTGACCTTGAATGATGTGCCACAGTAGCCCACACGGAAGCGGATTTGCCGCAGCCTCTCGGGGGAGCAGTAGCCGTCCGCGCAGGTCCCCGCCACTTGCTCCTCGGCCGCTCCGCCATGCTCGTGGCCATGTGGAGGAGCCAGCCAGTCTGCTGACGCCGCGGTTCCGCTCTGGAGAACACGCAGCGGGTCCGCACCAATCAAAGAGCCTACAGCTATACGTTCTCCTCCAGTCAGCGTTCTGGAGAATTCTCCAGATGCATGCATCGGTTGAGTTTCGCTAGGACCGGTTTGCAGAAGCAGCAGAATACAACATCTCATGTTGAAGCTATAAGTCAGTTAGCATTTTGtgctatattatattatatattaaaacctgtaaatgcattatacataccttcataaggcattattatgcattcataaaggattataatcatataaatcagtaaatatataaatatttataaaactgaTAAAACACGTTATAGCCATTTttacaatgcattatgaatgctctttgAAGGTTTAATCTGAAATGAATTATAAATACTTTCATAATGccttataatggtcagtataagcattcataatgcatattaCGCATGACTATAGTGTGTTATGCCTTATGAATAGTTATAGCCGTGCttgtaatactttatgaatgtattatcatgcattatgaaggtatttataatgcattataatgactgctttaagtaaagttttaCCGAATTAACTCAGATGGATGGTTCTTGGGGTCTGGGGGCTTGAATCCTGCTTCTTTTCTTTGTGCATGTGCAGTTTGTGTGTCTTGTTTGGGTTTTTTCCCAGTACCCTGGTTTCCTCCAAAGACACGAAGTTATGTAAAccagtgtctctaaattgcctgtattATTCAACTGTGTATGATCCCATTCAGGCTGACCCCTGTCTGGTTCCCAGTGCTGccagggataggctccaggcccccttgTGAGCCTGTACTGGGTACACAGTGAGGCGATGAATGGACTTCATAGCATAGCTGAGGTAGCAAAGTCATAGAAGTAAGTGTGCAGAACTGCAAGAACATTTAACAGCTGGTAACATTCAGCAGGACTTGGACGGCGAGACTGTTTTCGTGGCTGCGTGTCAGTCAAGGTGACTCTGGCTGATTGGGGGCCACCCCATCCCTAGCCTGGGCCCCATCCCTGCCGGCACGCACCTGAAGCAGGCACCGGCGTCTGGCAGTACCCCTCGCTGCTCTCCACCTGCGGCTTCCATCTGCTCCCGGGAAGTCTCGCTGTGACTCGGAGACATTCGTTGGCTGGTAGGGGGAGCATAGGCTGAGCCAGAAGTGCGGCTTCAGTGCCTCTCCCGCCGCCCTCCCCCAGTGACTCCGTCACAATGATTCATTCTGCAAaagccactgagtcaccatcGCCAGAGTTCCCATCCACTGCGTTACACAACTGGACTCTACGTTGCATAAAACACCTGGACCCGCCCTCCATCCCTGCTCTTCTGATGGAGGACCTCAGTTATTACGGACGGCAGGAGAACGCGAGCCGTCAGATCCTCCCACATCCCATAATAGTCGAAGGCAGGGTGCAGTAGTGTGGTTCCCTCCCCACACACGGCTCCGTGTGCACGGCGACAGACTTTCCGGTCGCTCAGGTGTCTTTGCTTACTGTCGTTTGCATGGGCGAATCGCTAAATTAATCCGAAGGTTCTCCTCGCAGCATTCCATAGACGCCGCCAGTGCCGGAGTGAGTCCCATCGGCGACACAACCTACAACTCCAGCCACTGGGACCTGGGCAGTGCCTTCTTTTTTGCAGGAACAGTGATCACCACCATAGGTAAACCTCCATGGCCTGGCTCATGGCACCCAATTCACTACACAACGTTCTTTCCACGTTTTGCAGGTCTACCCTATGTTTTTTACACAATGCAAACtcgctttatttttaaatgaagtaATTCATGCTACTCCTGATTGAATTACTGTCCCACAGGAGCAAAAGATGGAGAGTTTGTCAAAACAGAGAACTTTCATCTTTTTAAGAagctgttttctgtttttatacaaaaaaaaccccctgaaaaacatttTCAGGTTTCAGTCTGCAGTTGATGTGGTAGTATGTGAACATCTCCATCATTTTGTCGTTATATGCTTTACATAATAATTTGGCAGTGCTGGAAAACagatataaaaaatatacagaaaaatgcaaaaagagATGCTGTTATAAATGCCTTATATTAAAAAGTAATATGTAGGAGTGTTTAATgaagaaataaaaaagaatcaTTACATCATTACAtagcaaatatatttttttaaatgactgcATTTGTATTTGAATGGCTGTGGTGTTTGTCACTGGACTTGGTTACATTTTGCAGTGGAAGGGCCTCACAATATGGTCCTCAGATACAGAAAAATGAATCATCTTGAGACTGACTGGTTCCCTGTATTCTGCTCTGCTTAAGGGCGATACCCCaaaatgtctgctaaataatATACTGAAGCATTTCTGGAATAATCAGACTGGTCACATCTAATTCTGTCCTCCCCTCTATCATTTAGTTCTACCGTAAAAACAAATGTATGTCCTGAAACACTTTATTTGAAGCTGTCATCTCTAAtatattatagataccttcaaaaTGCAATAACATGGTCAATATAAGAatcaataaagcattacagcatctttcATTTAGTCAATAAGGtattatagtgttgattataatacttcataagctccaatgaagctccCATCTATAATtaactatagataccttcataatgcattataatgctcggtataagaattaataaagcattacagcatcttctattgacagtcataaggcattgtagtgttgattataatacttcataagctccaatgaagcccTCATCTATAATACACTCTAGATAACTTCATTATGTATTATTATGgtctgtataagaattaaggatgatTTGTACAGCATTATGAAGTTATttgtagtgcattatagataagagcttcataaagcagtcATAATGCCTAGCGAACATGAATATAATGtgctatgcctttttataaataattatagtcatgtttataatgctttatgaatgcattataatgtgttttgAATGTGATCATAGATTGTTATGGAAATGGCATTCTCAGAGAGTGTTACCGTATGTCCTTCTGTTCCTGTAGTGTTTGGAGAGAGGTTGTGCGTGGGTTAATATGCCCACCCTCTCTGCTAAATTCTCCACAGGCTATGGAAATATCGCGCCCAGCACAGAGGGAGGGAAGATTTTTTGCATCCTGTACGCCATATTTGGAATTCCCCTTTTTGGCTTTCTCTTGGCCGGCGTTGGTGATCAGCTTGGCACCATATTCGTTAAGAGCATCGCAAAGGTGGAGAAGATGTTCCGGGTGAGTGGGAGAGCTCCACACACTGTAGCCTAATACAGACAAAGATCTTACAGTAAGGGTGAATTGCAATGTAATAGTGTCCAGGGTCATCCCAGAACACAGTCTGATCAGGTGCGCTCATGTAAATGGAGAGGACAGTCGTTAACCCAAACCTTTAGGGAATGGAGCCTTTAACCCACGAATCCCAGAAGTGGTAAACAGCTCCTAGTATGTGCTTTATCTAAATTTCATTTTCAACATTTACTTTTTACTGCCTGAATTTTATTTCCTTGAATACATAATATCTGTGATTGACTACTGTTGTTACCTTATGGAAAACTGTACAAGAATGTGGCCCTAAAACCAAAGGTTTTGGTGTATTATATGGGAGCAGATCTTAGGATTTAGGATATAGGAGTTAGTTCAAAGCAAACTAATATGTGGAAATGGAATCTCTTGCAGCAACTGGATCAAGACATTTGAGGGACAGTATTGATAAAAGGTCATATGGGGTCACCGGGTAATTTAACTTAACGCAATGGAGGAATGACTTAATGTGGGAGGCAAACGCCCGATTAACTTCacttcagggaaaaaaaaaaaagatcaggcTATTAAAGTGTGAGATAAATCATGACAGCTACAGACCATAATTGAGCATTCAAGGGGTACCTGCGTCCCCTGAGAGGGAATCAGCTGCCCGTGGCATCCATGTGCCTTGAAATCGAGAGGCGGGCCTGGAGAAGGAGACCCTGGTGTTCCAGTGCTTACAGGCAGCCTGTTTAGCCGCCTCTCAGGGTGCAGAGGTCCTGCGTAAGGTGACGCTCCTGCCAGAAATGGAGCAGGAAGAAAGGTGGAGCTGAATGCGCCAGTCTCTGCATACAGATGAATACAGTCCAATACAAATGAATCGAATAAACAAATGGTTTTTAAATGCCCTTAGGGAAAGCTGTTATTTTCATTTCACGCTAAGGTTGATATATTTGGTAGATCTAAGAACTGCATTTTGTCCTTAATACGAAGGGTACAAGTCAATATGCATGGATATTAGCGTTGTTTATGCAGTCGAGCTAGTTTGCAGATGCTGTGAGAGTGGCTGGAAGCTTAGAGGAGACAGCAGGCCTGTCAAGCCGTCAGGTTGGTATGCCCAGCATGGCAAGAGCTTGATGGATAGATGTTTCCATGCCATGCTGCGATTCGTCCTTCAGCAGACGGCGTGGGATGATACGTTAGCCTGTCTTACTGAGGCCTGCCTTGCGGTGTCGGCCTGCACAGTCGCTCACCCAGTCATATCTCGCTCCTCTCCTCAGCGGAAACACAAGCAGATCAGTCAGACCAAGATCAGAGTCATCTCCACCATCCTCTTCATTTTGGCTGGGTGCATCGTCTTCGTCACCATTCCTGCCGTAATTTTCATGTACATCGAGGACTGGACGGCGCTGGAGGCCATATACTTTGTGGTCATCACCCTGACGACCGTTGGCATCGGCGACTATGTGGCAGGTTGGCAATCATCGTCTGTTTCTTAAATATGTTTGCTGCATCTTGAAAGGAGCACAGAATTTTTCACCGGTCAGCCCAGATCACATGACCTTTAACATCTGTCTATTTGCATATATTGCTAAGGAGATGGTTCCAGAATTGATCACAAAATCAATTCTAATTGAAGACGTTTACTTAACGGAATTATATACACTGAAGTAGCCTGTACCAGTTATTTATATTGCTGTCAGTTTAACAACAAAAATCATTTGAATTCCCTGGCTAATAAATCCAAACTGTAATAActgatacagtttctagtttGCAGAGCGACATTTGGTATCATGTAGCAGAGGTATAAAGCATGAGCCAAGAAAACAATTTTGGGCTTTCTGCCAGGGATACATGGTTCtaatgtgaaattaaattagCTGTTAATTTTATTTGAAGGAAGAATTCTATTACTCAAGATTTTATCTACAAATCTGCCAACGTGCTATTGATTATTTGCATTTCGACACTGGGTGACAGTTATTTGTAGGCATCTCGGAGGTAGCAAGTCTATAGAACTACTAATGCAAAAGCGTTTCTGAAAAAGTACCCCACGTTTTGTAAAATGAAGACGGCATGGAGAAAGATTTTGGGCTGGGTGCCAGTGTAGATGACCACGAGCGACCATGTGTGTTTGTACCCCTGTCCCAGGTGGGGATCGGAGAATAGAATACCGGAAGTGGTATAAGCCACTGGTCTGGTTTTGGATCCTGGTGGGCCTGGCCTATTTCGCCGCCGTCTTGAGCATGATAGGAGACTGGTTGAGGGTTCTGTCCAAGAAGACCAAGGAAGAGGTACAGTGTGGCCGTTTTCAGTATGGGGGATGTACGTAATAATACAAAGTATAGACTGAGTAAGCTGTAATCATTGTTGACAGTCAAAGGCTATAATTCTGCAATTTTATGTGTACGCAAAAGAGGGAATGTAATTATAGAACCACTAGAATTActgaaaattattatttttgcctAAGGTTAGTATAAATTTTTATAGCATATTTGCAAACGAAAGGTGTAAGTATATTACTGGGTGCACAGTGTGAGGAGCAGGGTAGGAAGTAAGGTTACTGTAGTGTGCAGTGTGAGGAACAGTGTAGCAAATAAGGTTACTGTGGTGTGCAGTGTGAGGAGCATTGTAGCAAGTAAGGCTACTGTGGTGCGCAGTGGAGGAGCAGTGTAGCAAGTAAGGTAACTGtggggggcagtgtgaggaagagTGCAGCAACTAAGGTTACTGTGGAAACGTGATGTGATTTAATGGTGCCACGTTGCTCCTGCCGGTGCCACCACTGTGATGCTCAGGTGGGCGAGATCAAGGCCCACGCAGCGGAGTGGAAGGCCAACGTGCGCGCCGAGTTCCGGGAGACGCGCCGGCGCCTCAGCGTGGAGGTGCACGACAAGCTTCAGCGGGCCGCCACCATCCGTAGCATGGAGCGCCGGCAGCTGGGGCTGGACCAGCGGGCGCAGTCGCTCGACGTGCTGTCTGCAGAGAAGCGGGCCGTCTTCAACAGCCTGGATGCCGACCGCTCCAAGACCACTTCGCAGGAGAGCATCGACTCAAAACTGAACAACTTGCGGGCACGGGCCGAGCAGTACGAGAAAGGCGAGCAGGCTGCTTCTGATGACAACATCTTCAACCGCCTGGGCTCCGTCACCCGGTTGGCCAAGCGCAACAAGAACAAGGAGCTAAAGAA from the Brienomyrus brachyistius isolate T26 chromosome 19, BBRACH_0.4, whole genome shotgun sequence genome contains:
- the kcnk10a gene encoding potassium channel subfamily K member 10a isoform X1; the protein is MKFPTENPRKPGNLNPPPVPVQTNMTPKKVKSGMLQSSLVQASVATMQNPMGCEVKPHRHCSLPRLSVSSRSGMAVVASMDSDGSTLHTVMKWKTVLAVFVVVVVYLVVGGLVFRALEQPFESNQKDTITQEKAVFLQKHPCVTRDELEALIQHSIDAASAGVSPIGDTTYNSSHWDLGSAFFFAGTVITTIGYGNIAPSTEGGKIFCILYAIFGIPLFGFLLAGVGDQLGTIFVKSIAKVEKMFRRKHKQISQTKIRVISTILFILAGCIVFVTIPAVIFMYIEDWTALEAIYFVVITLTTVGIGDYVAGGDRRIEYRKWYKPLVWFWILVGLAYFAAVLSMIGDWLRVLSKKTKEEVGEIKAHAAEWKANVRAEFRETRRRLSVEVHDKLQRAATIRSMERRQLGLDQRAQSLDVLSAEKRAVFNSLDADRSKTTSQESIDSKLNNLRARAEQYEKGEQAASDDNIFNRLGSVTRLAKRNKNKELKKNIPEDIRKMYDTFGCSLASGEEKKEDEELGEKEFNTSLTDLPQYAEACSLQNGFPLYKEEGDEGKEEENELKTKTMP
- the kcnk10a gene encoding potassium channel subfamily K member 10a isoform X2, whose protein sequence is MTPKKVKSGMLQSSLVQASVATMQNPMGCEVKPHRHCSLPRLSVSSRSGMAVVASMDSDGSTLHTVMKWKTVLAVFVVVVVYLVVGGLVFRALEQPFESNQKDTITQEKAVFLQKHPCVTRDELEALIQHSIDAASAGVSPIGDTTYNSSHWDLGSAFFFAGTVITTIGYGNIAPSTEGGKIFCILYAIFGIPLFGFLLAGVGDQLGTIFVKSIAKVEKMFRRKHKQISQTKIRVISTILFILAGCIVFVTIPAVIFMYIEDWTALEAIYFVVITLTTVGIGDYVAGGDRRIEYRKWYKPLVWFWILVGLAYFAAVLSMIGDWLRVLSKKTKEEVGEIKAHAAEWKANVRAEFRETRRRLSVEVHDKLQRAATIRSMERRQLGLDQRAQSLDVLSAEKRAVFNSLDADRSKTTSQESIDSKLNNLRARAEQYEKGEQAASDDNIFNRLGSVTRLAKRNKNKELKKNIPEDIRKMYDTFGCSLASGEEKKEDEELGEKEFNTSLTDLPQYAEACSLQNGFPLYKEEGDEGKEEENELKTKTMP